AGAAAAACTAGAGATTGTTGAAGAAAATGTTACTTCCCTAGGTATTGCTCAAAATCCTGAAAACCAGAGGAAAAAGCTAGCAGCCTTAGTAACCACAGAGGGTCTCTTAGATAAATTAGAATCTACCAAAAATGCCCTACAGACAACACACACTACCAGTACCGCGCTGAGACCAAGACCTGAGCGAAATATTCTAATGTTGGGTAATAGTTTTCGACGACGAAGTGGTACTTTCACCTTAAAGGGCCAGGCAAAGAAAAGGTTTAATCTTTTAGGAATTAATAAAAGAGTCACAAATGAAACTCAGAGGATGTATACAAAACACTTGAGAATGCAGATGAAAACCAGCAATGCAGAGTCAACTCCTAAACGTGTAGAAATGAGCAGCAATGTCCAGAGTCTATGTATGACTACCTCAGAAACCCAGGAACCAAAGCAGGACAAGAGAAACTCCCATCTCCTGGGTTCCATGCAGCTGGACTCCCTGGCAATGAAGCCAGCTTCTGACCATCAGATGTTGTGTACTTGTACAGATTGTGGTCAAATAGCTACAAATAGGACAGATTTGGAAATCCATGTAAAAAGGTGCCATGCAAGAGAGATGAAATTTTACTGCCAGACTTGTGACTTTTCTAGTATATCAAGGAGGGACATAGATGAACATTTACACAATAACCAGCATCAGCAACCTGCTTCTGTCCTTAGTTGTCAGTgttgttcatttatttccttgAGTGAAATAAATCTTAGAGACCACATGAAGGAAAAGCACAGCATGGATTTTCTTTGCATCCCTTGTAATCTGTTTTTCTTGTCTGAGAAAGACATGGAAGAACACAAAACAACCGAGAAGCATGTTAGTTTATTGTCTCAACCAAAGACTTCTCAGTCATTTAACAGTGATTTGGTTTTACAGACTTTACCTTTAAGTACTTTAGAATCAGAAAACACAAACGATTCTGTGAATGAGTCAGGCAGAACAGCTCAGGAAGGACCTGTTAAGTCCAGGGTAAGCCATGGAAGTGAAGTAAGGCATTCAAGTAAGCCTCAGTTTCAGTGcaagaaatgtttttataaaacaagATCTTCCACTGTTCTCACAAGACATATAAAGCTTCGGCATGGTCAAGACTATCACTTTCTTTGTAAAGCATGTAATCTTTATTCATTGAGCAAAGAAGGAATGGAGAAGCATATTAAGAGAAGCAAACATCTTgaaaatgctaagaaaaataatattggcCTAAGCTTTGAAGAATGTATTGAGAGGGTATATATAGGtgcaaatgataaaaaagaagaGTTTAATATTTCCGAAAATGGAAGGATTGAAGGCCATGTGGGTGTGCAATTACAGGAGCATTCCTATCTTGAGAAGAGCATGCTGTCTCCTAAGGAACTGTCACAGTCTGGTATTATCACCAAAGGTGATGAATTAGCTTTGACCACTACTCCAAAGAGAGGTAGACCTAAAGGTAACATCTCACGGACATGTTCACACTGTGGTCTTTTGGCCTCTAGTATTACAAATTTGACTGTTCACATTAGACGAAAACACAGTCACCAGTATAGTTATTTATGCAAAGTGTGTAAGTATTATACTGTAACTAAAGGAGATATGGAACGTCATTGTGCCACCAAGAAACATAAAGGAAGGGTAGAAATagaagcaaatggaaaaaaaagtctgGATATCATTGTTGGCCCAGAAGGGGGTAATCTTGAAGCCTGTAAAAAGAACAGCAGTTCCACAGTGATCATTTCACATGAACATGCTAATAAGTCAGCTGAGTCAGATACTTCCATTTTAGAAAAGCCACTAGTACATCATGGAAATTCAGGTGAAGTCGAAGTTGCAAATGTTTTTCATTCTGTAGATGGGGAAGTTAACAGTCATCTTActgataaaaaggaacaaatctCTCTAGAGCCAGAGGACCTTCTGTCACAGGGGGATGCACATTCCCAGAGAGATGTTACAGATCACAGTGACAATAAATGTATACACTGTGAGTTTAATGCTCACTCTTCTGCTTCTCTAGAGCTGCATGTAAAACGAAAGCATACAAAAGAGTTTGAGTTTTACTGCATGGCATGTGATTACTATGCAGTGACTCGTCGAGAGATGACCAGGCATGCAGCAACAgacaaacacaaaatgaaaaggcagtcttATCTCAGCTCTTCTAACATAGAAGCAGGTTCTGCAGAAATATCCAAAAACATTATACCCGAAGAGGAGCATCAACAAAATTCTGAGGATTTTCAGATAAATTCAGACCAACCATCTGATACCCTTAAATCTGGGAATGCTGCTGATTGTTCTATTTTAGATGAGAACACTAATTTAGATATGCCGAAAGTACTCTGTGCTCCTGACTCTGTGGAAATTGAGACTGAAGAAGAATCTAATTTCAGTGAAGATCGTTCCTTTTGTGAGACTTTCCAACAGCCTCTCGTCAAGGACAAAGTTATGAAACCTGAGGAGATGGTGGCCCTTAATATTTCCTCTAATTACGGCTCCCCAAGCAGATTTCGAAATGAAAATTCAGGAAGCTCAGTTTTGAATTGTGAGACAGCAAAGAAGAACCACGATGTGTTGAATGATGTTGGTGATCCAAACATACATTGTGTGAGCCATGGAAGAACAGCAGGAGTGGGTGGAGGTAAAGTACTTCACAGACACATGTGTCCTGGAGTTCTAGATGGGGAGCATTCAGTTGAGAGCACTACTCCTGTTGTGATGAGAATTACAAGAGAGGAGCTAAGTCTGGATTGTGGTGGTCAAAACAAAGTTAGACATGCACATAGTTCAGAGGATTTGAAAAGTGTGCAAGAAGATTCCGTTTTGGAGAATAAGGAAATACTGATGAATTCACAGCAtgaaactgaaattattttggaAGAGGATGGCCCAGCTTCTGATAGCACAGTTGAGAGTAATGATGTTTATGAAACTATAATCAGTATTGATGATAAAGGGCAGGCCATGTACAGTTTTGGCCGGTTTGATTCTTCCATAATAAGAATAAGGAACCCTGAAGATGGGGAATTGAGAGACCAGTCTGAAGAGGGCCTGATAGCAACGGGAGTGAGAATTAGTGAGTTGCCCTTGAAAGACTGTGCTCAAGGtgtgaaaaagaagaaacccGAAGGCAGTTCCTTTGGCGAATCCACACGAATTCGTTGTGATGATTGTGGCTTCTTGGCAGATGGACTGAGTGGTCTGAATGTTCACATAGCCATGAAGCATCCTACAAAAGAGAAACACTTTCATTGTTTATTGTGTGGAAAATCATTCTATACCGAAAGCaaccttcaccagcatttggcTAGTGCTGGTCATATGAGAAATGAACAGGCCAGTGTAGAAGAGCTTCCGGAGGGAGGGGCCACTTTTAAATGTGTCAAGTGTACAGAGCCCTTTGATTctgaacagaatttatttctacatattaaaGGACAGCATGAGGAATTGCTGCGGGAGGTGAATAAGTATATAGTGGAAGACACTGAGCAAATCAACCGCGAGAGAGAGGAAAACCAGGGaaatgtttgcaaatattgtGGGAAGATGTGTCGAAGTAGCAACTCGATGGCATTTCTGGCTCACATTCGCACTCATACAGGTATGTAGACTCTAGTGAGCCTGTGTTTACCTGCAAAGTGCACAGGAATGATAAAGTGTGGATGTTTGTCCTTGTCCAAATATGGAACCCTACTTGCACCTGCTTGCTGACCTTCCACCTAATTCACAGCTCGCTGCTATGGTGCTCTGGAAGTCTGTAATAAGTCATTGTTGACACTTAGCATTTCTAAGGgtaaataagttttagtgattCCAAAGGCAGTTTAGTTGacaagtttcttttaattttgtcaaaaagCCTAGTCACTCTGGTGCTTCTTTAAAGTCCTGTCTCTTAcagcttttcatttgtttctaaatTCTAATTATTTGGTTTTCCAAAGTATTAAGTGGTGTTTTC
Above is a window of Cynocephalus volans isolate mCynVol1 chromosome 13, mCynVol1.pri, whole genome shotgun sequence DNA encoding:
- the ZNF407 gene encoding zinc finger protein 407, with protein sequence MDTENKPENDEDENINKAAKDLRTISQAHNEDCEPVSDVIAHPSENSTSKRGFSESSNFDSVVEENRDKHASKRIKLDEAETLKSGEQGIPGLAPSESSVTAVGNLLDDTGKEAFLNDCSGGGTHPPNAFSPACGFSTIEAVSLKTDSGNKSAQEMVSLDLEGESPFPLKEISGSRTIGNVDTVLKCCMCGHLFSSCCDLEKHAEGHVQQSEECTCCPCSHRAESSSALPVNVQQTHGPQKVFSCDLCGFQCVEENLLNAHYLGKTHLRRQNLAARGGFVQILTKQPFPKKPCTIGTKNVGAKPRASKPIAKNSDSKGLRNIGSKFKDFRGSISKQSGSSNELLVEMMPSRNTSSEKLEIVEENVTSLGIAQNPENQRKKLAALVTTEGLLDKLESTKNALQTTHTTSTALRPRPERNILMLGNSFRRRSGTFTLKGQAKKRFNLLGINKRVTNETQRMYTKHLRMQMKTSNAESTPKRVEMSSNVQSLCMTTSETQEPKQDKRNSHLLGSMQLDSLAMKPASDHQMLCTCTDCGQIATNRTDLEIHVKRCHAREMKFYCQTCDFSSISRRDIDEHLHNNQHQQPASVLSCQCCSFISLSEINLRDHMKEKHSMDFLCIPCNLFFLSEKDMEEHKTTEKHVSLLSQPKTSQSFNSDLVLQTLPLSTLESENTNDSVNESGRTAQEGPVKSRVSHGSEVRHSSKPQFQCKKCFYKTRSSTVLTRHIKLRHGQDYHFLCKACNLYSLSKEGMEKHIKRSKHLENAKKNNIGLSFEECIERVYIGANDKKEEFNISENGRIEGHVGVQLQEHSYLEKSMLSPKELSQSGIITKGDELALTTTPKRGRPKGNISRTCSHCGLLASSITNLTVHIRRKHSHQYSYLCKVCKYYTVTKGDMERHCATKKHKGRVEIEANGKKSLDIIVGPEGGNLEACKKNSSSTVIISHEHANKSAESDTSILEKPLVHHGNSGEVEVANVFHSVDGEVNSHLTDKKEQISLEPEDLLSQGDAHSQRDVTDHSDNKCIHCEFNAHSSASLELHVKRKHTKEFEFYCMACDYYAVTRREMTRHAATDKHKMKRQSYLSSSNIEAGSAEISKNIIPEEEHQQNSEDFQINSDQPSDTLKSGNAADCSILDENTNLDMPKVLCAPDSVEIETEEESNFSEDRSFCETFQQPLVKDKVMKPEEMVALNISSNYGSPSRFRNENSGSSVLNCETAKKNHDVLNDVGDPNIHCVSHGRTAGVGGGKVLHRHMCPGVLDGEHSVESTTPVVMRITREELSLDCGGQNKVRHAHSSEDLKSVQEDSVLENKEILMNSQHETEIILEEDGPASDSTVESNDVYETIISIDDKGQAMYSFGRFDSSIIRIRNPEDGELRDQSEEGLIATGVRISELPLKDCAQGVKKKKPEGSSFGESTRIRCDDCGFLADGLSGLNVHIAMKHPTKEKHFHCLLCGKSFYTESNLHQHLASAGHMRNEQASVEELPEGGATFKCVKCTEPFDSEQNLFLHIKGQHEELLREVNKYIVEDTEQINREREENQGNVCKYCGKMCRSSNSMAFLAHIRTHTGSKPFKCKICHFATAQLGDARNHVKRHLGMREYKCHVCGVAFVMKKHLNTHLLGKHGVGTPKERKFTCHLCDRSFTEKWALNNHMKLHTGEKPFKCTWPTCHYSFLTASAMKDHYRTHTGEKSFLCDLCGFAGGTRHALTKHRRQHTGEKPFKCDECNFASTTQSHLTRHKRVHTGEKPYRCPWCDYRSNCAENIRKHILHTGKHEGVKMYNCPKCDYGTNVPVEFRNHLKEQHPDIENPDLAYLHAGIVSKSYECRLKGQGATFVETDSPFTAAALVEESPVQEKSPRHRKRQAQPPEQAQQVIIIQGYHGEFALDASVEETAAATLQTLAMASQVARVVHITEDGQVITTSQSGAHAGGVVPGPILPEQLGEGATQVVVVGGSMEGHSMDESLSPGGAVIQQVTKQEVLNLSEAGAPPHDASSALDALLCAVTELGEVEGRAGPEEKGRPSPKDLLIQLPGQEASHMATAPEAPEIQVFRDAQESPAAVEVLTQVVRPGALLAPQDRAQVAFKKVVQGVLQFAVCDTAVAGQLIKDGVTQVIVNEEGAVHMVAGEGSQIVMQGAEARGLRVQDAHVGLLEPGSDISQIIVTEELVQAMVQESSSSFPEGATHYIVTELPPGVQDNAGMYSHTVIEAADSQELLQAGAALGAEALAPGGAEQLTSMVIYTQDGSPAATVIQSQRESSELQEA